The Megalops cyprinoides isolate fMegCyp1 chromosome 19, fMegCyp1.pri, whole genome shotgun sequence genome has a window encoding:
- the proza gene encoding protein Z, vitamin K-dependent plasma glycoprotein a yields MGALAFIVSLSLLLATAAAWQDSWKVFLDKKVASAVMSRQKRDNSGNEEKVMPPNLERECVEEVCNYQEAHEIFKDTYRTDIFWSVYIDGDQCAGNPCKNGAMCSDSVGGYDCVCKSGFSGVHCEKDQTLCVLDKTKGCSQFCKPGYLSYECSCARGWKLQEKEKCVPAVTFPCGKVDSVSQFDSKRSSNIRSQYEGVSCSSGDCPWQALLSSEESAGFCSGVILKEDLVLTTAQCAFKYPRFQVAVGKRGTDYESGEQSLYVKGVTSHPLYVPGRPENDLAVVELRSRITFKRSVVAACLPERDFAENVLMSGEHDAVVTGWRAEPNATEVRGGLLLNHLAYEPLGQCAGRHPGLVTNKMFCTAPRSKADCAFVSGSPALTLYRNVFFLTGVLSRPPGHDCAQGYVFQKVSRFLPWLQPFMDAA; encoded by the exons ATGGGAGCCCTGGCCTTCATTGTCAGCCTCAGCCTGCTGCTGGCAACTGCTGCTGCCTGGCAGGACTCCTGGAAAG TTTTCCTGGACAAGAAAGTCGCCAGTGCGGTCATGTCCCGGCAAAAGAGGGACAACAGTGGCAACGAGGAGAAGGTGATGCCCCCCAATctggagagggagtgtgtggagGAAGTGTGCAACTACCAGGAGGCTCACGAGATCTTCAAGGATACGTACCGTACC gaCATTTTCTGGTCTGTGTACATCG ACGGAGACCAGTGTGCGGGGAATCCGTGCAAAAACGGGGCCATGTGCTCGGACAGCGTGGGCGGCTATGACTGCGTCTGCAAGTCGGGCTTCTCCGGGGTCCACTGCGAGAAGG ATCAGACTCTCTGCGTCCTGGACAAGACCAAGGGCTGCAGCCAGTTCTGCAAGCCGGGATACCTGTCCTACGAGTGCTCCTGCGCCCGGGGCTGGaagctgcaggagaaggagaaatgCGTTCCTGCAG tgacATTCCCCTGTGGGAAGGTGGACAGTGTGAGTCAGTTTGACAGCAAGAGATCCTCCAACATCCGCAGTCAATACGAGGGAGTGAGCTGCAGCTCCGGGGACTGTCCCTGGCAG GCCTTGCTCAGCAGTGAGGAATCGGCCGGGTTCTGCAGCGGGGTGATCCTGAAGGAGGACCTGGTGCTGACCACGGCACAGTGCGCCTTCAAGTACCCGCGCTTCCAGGTGGCTGTAG GTAAGAGGGGCACGGACTACGAGAGCGGCGAGCAGTCACTGTACGTGAAGGGCGTCACCTCGCACCCGCTGTACGTGCCGGGACGTCCCGAGAACGACCTGGCGGTGGTGGAGCTGCGCAGTCGCATCACGTTCAAGAGGTCGGTGGTGGCGGCCTGCCTGCCGGAGCGGGACTTCGCCGAGAACGTGCTGATGTCGGGCGAGCACGACGCCGTCGTCACGGGCTGGCGGGCCGAGCCCAACGCCACCGAGGTGCGGGGCGGGCTCCTTCTCAACCACCTGGCGTACGAGCCGCTCGGCCAGTGCGCTGGCCGCCACCCCGGCCTCGTCACCAACAAGATGTTCTGCACCGCGCCCCGCTCCAAGGCTGATTGCGCCTTCGTCTCCGGCAGCCCCGCCCTCACGCTCTACCGAAACGTCTTCTTCCTCACGGGGGTGCTGAGCCGGCCCCCGGGGCACGACTGCGCCCAGGGCTACGTCTTCCAGAAGGTGTCCCGCTTCCTCCCGTGGCTGCAGCCCTTCATGGACGCCGCCTga